From the genome of Phalacrocorax aristotelis chromosome 15, bGulAri2.1, whole genome shotgun sequence, one region includes:
- the TOP3B gene encoding DNA topoisomerase 3-beta-1 isoform X2, with protein MKIFAYSGETNFTAEEPGNMSSRKGLNGACSVHEYTGSFVGQSAHFKMTSVCGHVMTLDFIGKYNSWDKVDPAELFSKAPTEKKEANPKLTMVKFLQVEGRGCDCIVLWLDCDKEGENICFEVLDAVLPVMNKPRSTERTIYRAKFSSITDTDICNAMNHLGEPNRNEALSVDARQELDLRIGCAFTRFQTKYFQGKYGNLDSSLISFGPCQTPTLGFCVERHDKIQSFKPETYWVLQAKVSPEKESSLTLDWDRVRVFDREIAQMFLNITKMAKEAKVESVSKKEKVKQRPLALNTVEMLRVASAALGMGPQHAMQIAERLYTQGYISYPRTETTHYPENFDLKGCLRQQANNPYWAETVKALLSEGINRPRKGHDAGDHPPITPMRAATEAELGGDGWRLYEYISRHFIATVSADCKYLQTTISFSIGPERFTCIGKVVTSPGFTEIMPWHSIPLEESLPHCEKGDLFPIGEIKLLEKQTSPPDYLTEAELITLMEKHGIGTDASIPVHINNICQRNYVTVESGRRLKPTNLGIVLVHGYYKIDAELVLPTIRSAVEKQLNLIALGKANYHQVLEHTLDIFKRKFHYFVDSIAGMDELMEVSFSPLAATGKPLSRCGKCHRFMKYIQAKPSRLHCSHCDDTYSLPQNGTIKLYKELRCPLDDFELVLWSSGSRGKSYPLCPYCYNHPPFRDMKKGMGCNECTHPTCQHSLSMLGIGQCVECENGVLVLDSTSGPKWKMACNKCNVIVHFFENAHKVRVSPETCDLCDAALVDVDFNKAKSPLPGDETQHSGCVFCDPVFQDLVELKHAAMRHPMHRGGQGKRQGRGRGKGRRPGGRLNPKKPKDKMAALAAYFV; from the exons GCAACATGTCATCTCGGAAGGGGCTGAACGGTGCCTGCTCTGTGCATGAGTACACTGGATCATTCGTAGGACAGAGTGCCCATTTCAAGATGACATCTGTCTGCGGTCATGTcatgactttggatttcataG gaaaatataacAGCTGGGACAAAGTGGATCCAGCAGAACTTTTTAGCAAAGCtcccacagaaaagaaagaagctaaTCCCAAACTGACCATGGTGAAGTTTTTACAG GTGGAAGGAAGAGGCTGTGATTGTATTGTCCTGTGGTTGGATTGTGataaggaaggagaaaatatctGTTTTGAA GTTCTCGATGCTGTTCTTCCTGTAATGAACAAACCTCGTAGCACTGAAAGGACGATCTATAGAGCTAAATTCAGTTCTATTACTGACACAGACATCTGCAATGCCATGAATCACTTGGGAGAACCCAATCGCAATGAAGCTCTTTCCGTGGATGCCCGCCAGGAGCTGGATCTCAGAATTGGCTGTGCATTTACAAG GTTTCAGACTAAATATTTTCAGGGGAAATACGGGAATTTAGACAGCTCCCTCATCTCCTTTGGGCCGTGTCAGACCCCAACACTTGGATTCTGTGTTGAAAGGCATGACAAAATCCAGTCATTTAAGCCTGAGACTTACTGGGTGTTGCAAGCTAAA GTGAGCCCTGAAAAAGAAAGTTCTCTCACTTTGGATTGGGATAGAGTGAGGGTCTTTGACCGGGAAATTGCTCAGATGTTCCTGAATATAACAAAGATGGCAAAAGAAGCAAAG GTAGAATCTGTGAGTAAAAAAGAGAAGGTGAAGCAGAGACCACTGGCTCTGAACACGGTAGAAATGCTACGAGTGGCCAGTGCTGCTTTAG GAATGGGTCCACAACATGCCATGCAAATAGCAGAGCGTCTTTATACTCAGGGTTATATTAGCTACCCTCGAACAGAAACTACCCATTATCCAGAAAACTTTGACTTGAAAGGATGTTTGAGACAACAAGCCAATAATCCTTACTGGGCAGAAACT GTAAAAGCATTGCTGTCAGAAGGCATTAATCGTCCAAGGAAAGGCCATGATGCAGGAGACCATCCTCCCATCACGCCAATGAGAGCCGCAACGGAGGCAGAATTGG GTGGAGATGGATGGCGACTATATGAGTACATATCGAGGCATTTCATCGCCACTGTCAGTGCTGATTGCAAGTATCTACAAACCACCATTTCTTTCAGTATTGGCCCTGAACGTTTTACCTGTATCGGAAAAGTGGTAACTTCACCAG GGTTCACAGAAATTATGCCGTGGCACAGCATCCCGTTGGAAGAGAGCCTTCCCCACTGTGAGAAAGGAGATCTTTTTCCGATTGGTGAAATaaaactgctggaaaagcaaaccaGTCCTCCTGATTACCTGACGGAAGCAGAACTTATCACTCTGATGGAAAAGCATGGCATTG GAACTGATGCAAGCATTCCAGTCCACATTAACAACATTTGCCAGCGAAACTACGTCACCGTGGAGAGTGGTCGGAGACTGAAGCCTACAAACCTTGGCATTGTTCTGGTCCATGGTTATTACAAAATAG ATGCAGAATTGGTTCTTCCTACGATCCGCAGTGCCGTAGAGAAGCAACTCAACTTAATAGCTCTGGGTAAAGCGAATTATCATCAGGTCCTGGAGCACACCCttgacattttcaaaaggaaatttcaCTATTTCGTGGATTCTATTGCAG GTATGGATGAGTTGATGGAAGTGTCTTTTTCACCCTTAGCTGCCACAGGTAAACCTCTTTCCCGCTGCGGTAAATGCCATCGTTTTATGAAGTATATTCAG GCCAAACCGAGTCGTCTGCACTGCTCTCACTGTGATGACACCTACAGCCTCCCACAGAATGGTACCATTAAACTCTACAAAGAGTTGCGTTGCCCCCTAGATGACTTTGAGCTGGTGCTGTGGTCATCTGGATCCAGAGGAAAGAGCTACCCACTCTGTCCATACTGTTACAACCATCCTCCCTTCAGGGACATGAAAAAAG GAATGGGCTGTAATGAATGCACCCACCCCACATGCCAGCATTCCCTTAGCATGCTTGGAATTGGGCAGTGCGTTGAATGTGAGAATGGGGTTCTGGTGCTGGACTCGACGTCCGGCCCCAAGTGGAAGATGGCATGCAACAAATGCAACGTGATTGTGCACTTCTTTGAGAATGCCCACAAAGTTCGAGTGTCGCCGGAGACCTGTGACTTGTGTGATGCAGCCCTTGTGGACGTAGATTTTAACAAAGCCAAATCCCCTCTGCCTGGTGATGAGACCCAGCATTCAGGCTGCGTGTTCTGTGATCCTGTGTTTCAAGATCTGGTGGAGCTGAAACATGCAGCCATGAGGCACCCCATGCACCGTGGCGGACAAGGAAAAAGGCAAGGCCGAGGAAGAGGTAAAGGCCGGAGGCCTGGAGGAAGACTCAATCCAAAGAAACCCAAGGACAAAATGGCAGCTCTGGCTGCTTACTTTGTATAA
- the TOP3B gene encoding DNA topoisomerase 3-beta-1 isoform X1, which translates to MKTVLMVAEKPSLAQSIAKILSRGNMSSRKGLNGACSVHEYTGSFVGQSAHFKMTSVCGHVMTLDFIGKYNSWDKVDPAELFSKAPTEKKEANPKLTMVKFLQVEGRGCDCIVLWLDCDKEGENICFEVLDAVLPVMNKPRSTERTIYRAKFSSITDTDICNAMNHLGEPNRNEALSVDARQELDLRIGCAFTRFQTKYFQGKYGNLDSSLISFGPCQTPTLGFCVERHDKIQSFKPETYWVLQAKVSPEKESSLTLDWDRVRVFDREIAQMFLNITKMAKEAKVESVSKKEKVKQRPLALNTVEMLRVASAALGMGPQHAMQIAERLYTQGYISYPRTETTHYPENFDLKGCLRQQANNPYWAETVKALLSEGINRPRKGHDAGDHPPITPMRAATEAELGGDGWRLYEYISRHFIATVSADCKYLQTTISFSIGPERFTCIGKVVTSPGFTEIMPWHSIPLEESLPHCEKGDLFPIGEIKLLEKQTSPPDYLTEAELITLMEKHGIGTDASIPVHINNICQRNYVTVESGRRLKPTNLGIVLVHGYYKIDAELVLPTIRSAVEKQLNLIALGKANYHQVLEHTLDIFKRKFHYFVDSIAGMDELMEVSFSPLAATGKPLSRCGKCHRFMKYIQAKPSRLHCSHCDDTYSLPQNGTIKLYKELRCPLDDFELVLWSSGSRGKSYPLCPYCYNHPPFRDMKKGMGCNECTHPTCQHSLSMLGIGQCVECENGVLVLDSTSGPKWKMACNKCNVIVHFFENAHKVRVSPETCDLCDAALVDVDFNKAKSPLPGDETQHSGCVFCDPVFQDLVELKHAAMRHPMHRGGQGKRQGRGRGKGRRPGGRLNPKKPKDKMAALAAYFV; encoded by the exons ATGAAGACCGTTCTGATGGTGGCGGAGAAGCCTTCTCTGGCGCAGTCCATCGCCAAGATCCTCTCGAGAG GCAACATGTCATCTCGGAAGGGGCTGAACGGTGCCTGCTCTGTGCATGAGTACACTGGATCATTCGTAGGACAGAGTGCCCATTTCAAGATGACATCTGTCTGCGGTCATGTcatgactttggatttcataG gaaaatataacAGCTGGGACAAAGTGGATCCAGCAGAACTTTTTAGCAAAGCtcccacagaaaagaaagaagctaaTCCCAAACTGACCATGGTGAAGTTTTTACAG GTGGAAGGAAGAGGCTGTGATTGTATTGTCCTGTGGTTGGATTGTGataaggaaggagaaaatatctGTTTTGAA GTTCTCGATGCTGTTCTTCCTGTAATGAACAAACCTCGTAGCACTGAAAGGACGATCTATAGAGCTAAATTCAGTTCTATTACTGACACAGACATCTGCAATGCCATGAATCACTTGGGAGAACCCAATCGCAATGAAGCTCTTTCCGTGGATGCCCGCCAGGAGCTGGATCTCAGAATTGGCTGTGCATTTACAAG GTTTCAGACTAAATATTTTCAGGGGAAATACGGGAATTTAGACAGCTCCCTCATCTCCTTTGGGCCGTGTCAGACCCCAACACTTGGATTCTGTGTTGAAAGGCATGACAAAATCCAGTCATTTAAGCCTGAGACTTACTGGGTGTTGCAAGCTAAA GTGAGCCCTGAAAAAGAAAGTTCTCTCACTTTGGATTGGGATAGAGTGAGGGTCTTTGACCGGGAAATTGCTCAGATGTTCCTGAATATAACAAAGATGGCAAAAGAAGCAAAG GTAGAATCTGTGAGTAAAAAAGAGAAGGTGAAGCAGAGACCACTGGCTCTGAACACGGTAGAAATGCTACGAGTGGCCAGTGCTGCTTTAG GAATGGGTCCACAACATGCCATGCAAATAGCAGAGCGTCTTTATACTCAGGGTTATATTAGCTACCCTCGAACAGAAACTACCCATTATCCAGAAAACTTTGACTTGAAAGGATGTTTGAGACAACAAGCCAATAATCCTTACTGGGCAGAAACT GTAAAAGCATTGCTGTCAGAAGGCATTAATCGTCCAAGGAAAGGCCATGATGCAGGAGACCATCCTCCCATCACGCCAATGAGAGCCGCAACGGAGGCAGAATTGG GTGGAGATGGATGGCGACTATATGAGTACATATCGAGGCATTTCATCGCCACTGTCAGTGCTGATTGCAAGTATCTACAAACCACCATTTCTTTCAGTATTGGCCCTGAACGTTTTACCTGTATCGGAAAAGTGGTAACTTCACCAG GGTTCACAGAAATTATGCCGTGGCACAGCATCCCGTTGGAAGAGAGCCTTCCCCACTGTGAGAAAGGAGATCTTTTTCCGATTGGTGAAATaaaactgctggaaaagcaaaccaGTCCTCCTGATTACCTGACGGAAGCAGAACTTATCACTCTGATGGAAAAGCATGGCATTG GAACTGATGCAAGCATTCCAGTCCACATTAACAACATTTGCCAGCGAAACTACGTCACCGTGGAGAGTGGTCGGAGACTGAAGCCTACAAACCTTGGCATTGTTCTGGTCCATGGTTATTACAAAATAG ATGCAGAATTGGTTCTTCCTACGATCCGCAGTGCCGTAGAGAAGCAACTCAACTTAATAGCTCTGGGTAAAGCGAATTATCATCAGGTCCTGGAGCACACCCttgacattttcaaaaggaaatttcaCTATTTCGTGGATTCTATTGCAG GTATGGATGAGTTGATGGAAGTGTCTTTTTCACCCTTAGCTGCCACAGGTAAACCTCTTTCCCGCTGCGGTAAATGCCATCGTTTTATGAAGTATATTCAG GCCAAACCGAGTCGTCTGCACTGCTCTCACTGTGATGACACCTACAGCCTCCCACAGAATGGTACCATTAAACTCTACAAAGAGTTGCGTTGCCCCCTAGATGACTTTGAGCTGGTGCTGTGGTCATCTGGATCCAGAGGAAAGAGCTACCCACTCTGTCCATACTGTTACAACCATCCTCCCTTCAGGGACATGAAAAAAG GAATGGGCTGTAATGAATGCACCCACCCCACATGCCAGCATTCCCTTAGCATGCTTGGAATTGGGCAGTGCGTTGAATGTGAGAATGGGGTTCTGGTGCTGGACTCGACGTCCGGCCCCAAGTGGAAGATGGCATGCAACAAATGCAACGTGATTGTGCACTTCTTTGAGAATGCCCACAAAGTTCGAGTGTCGCCGGAGACCTGTGACTTGTGTGATGCAGCCCTTGTGGACGTAGATTTTAACAAAGCCAAATCCCCTCTGCCTGGTGATGAGACCCAGCATTCAGGCTGCGTGTTCTGTGATCCTGTGTTTCAAGATCTGGTGGAGCTGAAACATGCAGCCATGAGGCACCCCATGCACCGTGGCGGACAAGGAAAAAGGCAAGGCCGAGGAAGAGGTAAAGGCCGGAGGCCTGGAGGAAGACTCAATCCAAAGAAACCCAAGGACAAAATGGCAGCTCTGGCTGCTTACTTTGTATAA